The Scomber scombrus chromosome 19, fScoSco1.1, whole genome shotgun sequence DNA window GaggaaatgaatgggaggagCAGCTGAGAGATGAGATCCAGGGCAACTTGTGTGACAACATTGGGCCGGATCAGAGACGTGGATTAAAGCATCAGGAGCACGATGACTCATCCCTGAGAAGTTCCCCTCAGCTGTAAACCTCTTTCCACCTCCGCCCCACCAGCCATACCAGCATGGTGTGATGTGATGGTCAGGTTGTTAatacctccacctcctccatccttctcctTTCACTCGCTAAATTTATCCTCATCCCGTCTCCAACCTCCCCCCACCGAAAAAGATGACATCACCTCTGCTCCTGGCTCTGCTCTCCAGTAAATCATTCTGCCACACATTGCTCCCTTACGGcactttttctccttcttttaaATCCACCTTAAAGCTACTGCCCCCACTTTTTTTGGAAGGTGATGGAAAGCTGTGAGGTCACAAGTTTGACCCTAGCAACATTTGATTGTGCTAGTCCCTTTTGGAAATATCCAACAagacaaaaaacccagaatTGGTCCAGATTTGCTGTTATATCATTGAATATTTTGTGGAGTGAGTCATAATTTTGTATTTCCAGAGAAAGAAGTATTTTTTAATGGCAATATTTGTCCAACGATGACCGAAGTGCCAGAAGAAAACAGTTGTCCTCACACTGCCTGATAAGCTAAAGCTGTAGAGGTTAAATCAGGATTAGACTCAGGTTTTTGCAATGATCTCATCCTGGCTGCCCCCCTACAGTGAGAGCCAAATAACAcgctcatgcacacacacacatacacacacacacacacacacacacacactcacacacattatcTACACTTTTCAAAAGATCCAGGTTAATTACTTAGGCTCTCAGTTGTGTAATGGTCCCAAGGCCTGTGGATTGAGTCCAAGTGTGCGGGGGCTAAAGCTGCGGCTGTGTGGGTAGATGTGTGTGTCGACcagtgctgtctgtgtgtgtgtgtgtgtgtgtgtttctgtgtttttgaatGATCGTCTGTCTGAGCCGAAAACGACTCTTCAAACTGTGGATGATGTTCCAGGAGGGTTGATGAACATTGAAAGCTATTGCATTAGCTCGAAGTAATAAAATTGAACAATTGATTTCATGTCAGGAACGGTGTTTTTCATCCATTTATTGCCGTGACACTGGTGCAGAGTGTTATTGTAATGatatatattgtaatttatGCAACAATCTCATCAGTACTCCACACATTACTATTCTGTTTAACAGGAGCTTGTTCATACCGCCACTGTAGTAAAGGGAGCCCAGGTGTGAGATTGCATAATTTGAATTTGCTGACATCAATGGGACTACAGGCAAGTCCATGTAAGCTAATAGAGCACGAGATAAACAAGGCTGAACTACTGGCCAATCAAGATAAGCTAACATGGCACAAAGTTAATAAATTATTAGCTTGGCTGAGCGTTTTACTGATCACAACATTACAATATCTCTACCCCgacaaccacaaacacaatatgaagctaatatgagtTGTGTACATTGTTAGGAAAATCCAATTTAGCTAACAGGACAAATATAACTTTAGCAAAGAAAAGTTAACACTGATTTAATATCAGCTAATAGACAAGGCAGCTTtacttatatagcacatttcatacacaggggaaATTTAATGTGctttacacaaaaaacaatatataatattaaacagtaaaaattggaaacatgaaaacacaattttaataagaaaacaaaaagctagactaaaatagagcataacaTATGAGAATGCAGCATAAAgtaattatttactttaaaattattaaaagaacataaagtgcaaatgaaagatttaaaAGGTAAAGTGCCAGTAGGGCTAGCATTGGGGAAGGCAACCATGAAACATGTCCAAATTAAGAATCATAAGCTAGCCAAAGAAGTTATTATGTCTTCAAATTTAAGAGCTCAAGAATTTTCATATAGGTAAAAGAAGAAGCTCATGGTTTGACTCCTCTATGGACGTCTCCTGGCTTTGGAAGAACCAACACAAAAAACTTGAATCGGCCActttagttttcttttaaatgagaaataacCAAATTAAtgccctttttttctgttgagatTTACTCATCAACCACTGACACAAACTCACATATTAAAACCAGcttgtttgtctctttctttttccaggtGTTTGGCAATAAGATGGTCATCCCATCACTGGACGGTGCCTTGTTCCAGTGGAACCGGGACAGGGAGAGTATGGAGGCCGTGCCTTTCAGCGTGGAGTCCCTGCTGGAGTCGTCCTACCGCATCGGAGAGGACACCGTCCTGGTTGGGGGCAAATCGCTCACTACCTACGGCCTGGGGGCTTACAGTGGCAAGGTAAGCAGAATCATTTCAATTAACAGCTGCAGTTTTCTTTATATCGTACCAAGACACCAACTTATAAGAATAACCCTTAATTGCTTTCTTCAGCTTCGGTACATTTGCTCCGCGGTGGGCTGCAGCCGATGGGGGGAAGACGAGATGGAGACTGAAGACATGCTCTTGCTGCAGAGGACTCAGAAGACCGTTCGAGCCATTAGACCCCGATCAGGAATGGAGAAGTGAGTTTTATTTAATCAGTCAGTCGATCTGTCgttgtcaatcaatcaatcaagtcGACCTGAGTCATTGAGCAGCTGCTGCGTCTTGATGGGTGTTTCAAGGGGGGAAGGATCACAGATACTTAAATGATTTTCTGTCAGTGGTTTTAAATTCCTTGAACTCTTCAGTCAGTAACAGTTAACATTAGCAGCTCTCGTTTTAGTCGGTTCTAACAATCTATCATTTTAATTGTAGAcattaatatgatgtattttgtatttaatcatCTCACATTTGTTGTATGTTAATTTTACTCAAAGAACAAACATGTATAATAATCCATCTGCCATCTATGATTTTTGTCAGTGTGCTACCATCTGCTCGCAGTAGGCAAAGAGTaaatctgtatttgtgtgtaatcTATCAATCATCACATTAACTATTACagttaaaacagctttttcaaCATCTGTATTATCACTCTTGACACTAGATGGAACTTCAGTGTCGGAAACTTTGAGCTGAAGCTCGTTCCCGAGATGCAGTCGGGAATGAATTTCCTGGAGGGAGATGTTGCCAACGGCGACGCCTGGAGGGAGAGTCAGCGGGTCATCGCCGACGAACCGAAAGAGAGGGAGCAGACCACGAAACAGCAAAAACCCAACCAGAACCTGGACCTCGTCATCAAGGTGTCCGTTCCCGATTGGAAGGTCATGGCTTTCAGCACCGAGCCCAACGGACGGCTGGTCTGGGAGCGTCAGGtgaataaaaagtcataaaattgGCACAATTATCCATTTAAAGTGTTCACTGTGGTACTTTTTGCTCCATTTGGACACTATGAACAATTACGTCACTGTTTACTCATCCTTTATCACTCGTTTGGTTTAGTTCTGCACACCCATCGCCTCAGCCTGGCTGGTCGGCGGGGGTAAAGTCACACCAATCAGCCTGTTTGACGACACCGCCTACAGCAACCAGGCTGAAAccgatgaggaggaggatgacgaAGATAAAGAGAAGgccagaggagctgcagagtcgaGTGTTTATCTAGGTAAATCCACGTTGCATGCTTGTCCTCATCACTAATGAGAAGGTGCAACGTCAAATCTTCCTCAGCTGTATATGATGTGTTAGTGAATTCAGTTGGTGTACAGAATAACTCATTTGCTGTTTCTTTTACCAGGGATGTTCCAGGGACAGCTCTACCTCCAGTCCTCAGTCAGGATCTCTGAAAAGTTCCCCTCGAAAGCTATCGGGTCAGAGAGAGACATAATTCCACTACCGACTGTCAAATGGAAGCCTCTAATCCGTAAGTTCACACCTTTCATTCGCTAATTAGACACAGCGGTACATGACTTAATTTGTGAAGGGGTGTACAGTCAGAGCAAAGTGACCGAAGACCGGTCTCATCACTGttgaaacacaaagtaaaaactGTGCTCTAAGAAATATTTGAAGTCATTTGGACCCAGTGTGTCGCTGTGTACTCAAAAGCTGCTCAAAGCTTTACCCGTCTTTATTCCCCTTCATATTTGACTTGTCTGAGATTGTTAGTCAATATTGATCCGTCTTTCTACTGAGATCAGAGAGCCATGAGATTTATTCATCTTGTCCTTGACTCAGATTCCCCGTCTCGGACACCGGTCCTGGTCGGCTCTGATGAATTTGACAAGTGTCTGAACAATGATAAATTCTCCCATGAGGAATACAGCAACGGAGGACTGTCCATCCTTCAGTATCCATACGGTAAGATGGACCGCTAATCCTAAAGACACCAGTAAAGTCATGCTCCAAAGAGTCACCTGGAGTGTCTGGCTGAAATAAAACCCCTACTGACTGACTTCTGCTTCTCGTCTCCCTAGACAACGGTTACTACTTCCCCTACAGCAAGCACTACCGGGAGAAACGTGACAGCGCCGTGAGCTTGATAAAGGGAAACGGGGCAGGGGCTGACAGTCGCAGGAGGAAGGACCCGGTGCTTCTGCTGCCGTGGTGGAAGGAGATCCTCGGCACCATCGTCTTCTGCATCGCTGCTACAACTTACATCGTCCGCAAGTTCTTCCACCCTCCTGCCCCTGTGCCCTATGTGCGGGTAAGATCACAGACATAACCTGCAGCAAGAATGCCCTACTAACAGAGATTGCTGCTACTTACTCTTATCAAATATTAATGTGAATTCAGACACTGGCTGCAGCTTCCAAAACCAATGCACAGTATGAAAAAATAGCTTCcatgtagtttttatttagtcaaAATCACtacagtcattttttttaaatcacttaccaaatttgtcactttaaaaaacaacttttaaaccttacatactgtttatattcaagCTTTTCACAATATCCCCTCAGTAATTAGTAATTGAGTATTTCTTAATGATACTTTCAGAGTGCAGAGAgtttttattcttcagtttttacgCTTTTTGTTGATGAAAAAGCATCAGTCAAATGTTACCTTACACAGAAGAACATAATGATTTCAattcattatattaaatgtgaataaatcatatttttgaatCGTggtttttgaataaatatgagtcaaacactcaacTAAAATGCgcaatcagctgcacaaaaacgtttttaaaaagttgaaatatttcaatttgttGTATAATCttggtcacattaggaaaaagttatcaaatgtctggttaaaagaaaagtttttaaggtctgttttcttctctcaaatgtaaaactggttcaaattagaccctgaacagtatgtaagggttaaatgtttGTTAGATGATACAGAAGTTAATTTCAGATTCTATTTAAActggttttaaaataatatgtatataGGCAATAAACTTAACTAACACTAGTATTCTAGTTTGAATAAGTTCCTTTATAAtaattaagtacattttcttCCCCTTGTTTCATATGTTTCCTGTGACTGAGAGACCTTGTACAGATGTGAAgcttacatttttaattaaaaactctCCCATTGATAAATAGTCAATCATAATCTCAATGTTGCCCTCCTCCTGTTCCCCAAAAGCAACGGAAAGAGTCGGAGACACAGTGCCAGACGGACAGCAAGTACAACCTTGAGGTTGTGGAATCCAAAGAGCCGGTTGCCATGGAGACCCGTTCCAGCGAATATGTGTCCAGGTACACAATTAATAACACACTGTGAAGATGAGGGCAGAatacgctctgtgtgtgtaaatgttgttttgtcaTGACTCAGGATAACTTCACCTAACACTCCGCTACTACTGCCCTGAGGGaaatgtcaacacacacacacacacacaaaagaaaagtcTCACTCCTTCAAGGTGTAGCTACAGGATCGGcactgttaccatggtgaccaCCGGTCTTCCAGACTGCTTTTCATAGGACAAGGCAGGAGATGGGAGATACGAGTCGTAGTTGTGCGTGATTGGATAACTCAGCTGTTTgccatcaaatgaaaatgaccTTGTCCCCCACAGACCCCCGCAGACCCCGCCCCGCCTAGCAGCATCTGCCACAGGGCTGGAGTGTCACTTTACATCACTGTCAGCACATTGTCAGaagtttgttgttattttgggCATCCCGAATATGATCAGTCACCATAATTTACGAGCTGCCGCTGACCTCCGGAAGTTTTATAAATGGAGTATACGTGTTTACATGTGATCTGAATAATGTGGCCCAACCCACCCAAACACTATAAATGATCTGATTAAACTGCAGACATTTCTTCTCTCCTGATATCATCCCATGCTCCGTTTGATCCGTcctaaaaatgacaaacacccccaccctcctcttcctttaaAGTCGTAATCCACGTACTGTAAATTGCATTTGCCGGAGAACTAACTCTAAATAAAACCGGTGGCTGTTGTAGCAGCAGCTGAGGCAGGCATGAGTCAGGATCATTACGAGGGGACATAGAGATCAGGAATGAAGGCCTGAATCACATCTGCCTCCACACTTCCTAATAAGACAGCCTTTAATCCCTGAGGCAGCCTGAGCAGGGATGCTTTGAAAGGGTGTAGAAGAGTTTTGATGTTATCACTCAGCAGCAAACTGAATTATTAGATTTCATTGAATAACAGAGATCTTTATAATGATGCAGCTGCACAAGATGGATAATAAATTATTTGATGGCCGACATATCTGACAGGTGTTGCATGTTTGTAATGTGGCCGTTTTATTACATAAAAAGTTGTAACAGCTGATTTGTATGAGCTGTATATACTATGTCATGTTAATCCTACAGTCAGACTGCCAAAACATTCTTGAATACACaaattaaagttaatataagcATTTCTCTTCAGTAAAACTATTTTCTCATGCACAGTCTTAATGTGAATTTAATATTCTTTAACTGTAAGTTGGTAACCTGCCGACTCAGCAGCCACAGCATGCCTTCACGGATGTTTAGCTTGGGAGTAATTCCTTGTGCAGTAATCACCCTTTACTACTTTAATAAGCCTCTTTGACCACAGCGAACTATATGATCCCTCCTCTCTCAAATTGTCAGGCATATTTCTGATAACACACAGCTGCTTTCTTCCGCTGAGAGCATACTATAGGGGTTGTTCTTTTGCATGATGACAACCAAagtgtctctctcctccccacAGGTATCTGACTGACTTTGAGCCGGTGCAGTGCCTTGGCCGCGGGGGGTTCGGCGTTGTGTTTGAAGCCCGCAACAAAGTCGACGACTGCAACTACGCCATCAAAAGAATCCGTCTGCCCAACAGGTAGCTCCTTTTGCTGGTCACAACACAGACTTCCTTGCTGGAGGCTATTGGCTCCTCTAATGTAATATAATCTGAATTATGTAAAAAGCTAATTTACCTAAACATGGAAAACAATGTAAGAGACATCACTGACATTTTTAGTacaaatgtttgtgtgcatttatttTCCTACTAACAAGCGTGGAAATTGAATTGTCAGCTGCAGCCCTGCTGTTGACTGGTGCATCACACAGTGCATAACAAAAAGCCAGGTCTCTGATAATGCCCAGTGGCGTGgttgacacaaacaaataaaggccGGCTGAAGATAAAGGCCAGGGGTAAAAAACAAGTGTGGATAAACGCCTGGTGCCTGTTATATAATGAACATGCTAGTTAAATATTACTTACCTGGGTGTAACTCCCTTTAGGCCTTTAGCCTACATTTCAAATGCAACAAAACACATGTTATTTTTCACTCAAAGCTGACTGTCACAGAGAAGGGATGGGAGCAGAGGAGACTTAATTTTGTATAAATATGGAGATAATGGCTCATATTTTATTACAAGCATGATAACTGGTACCATCTGCAGTGGAGGTAAATAATGGCTTCAGCTACTCTGTGAGAAAATTCATTAGTTACTTAATTATTCTCTCTGCTGgtgtttgtgttaaaataatTAGTGCATCTTCTTCTCACAGTTattacagtcagtcagtaaatAGAACAAACCTGATATTTGAACAATTATGCAGTACTAATTAGGGTTTGGATATATCTTTCTATTCCCCCACATCCCCAATTTAATGAGATAGTGTGTCCAAATGTTTGTTTAGTACAGTACATGCATTCAGTCAATAATCCCAATCAAGTGATGAggaacacaaaatacacaaacaaatctaATGAACAGCCAAGTCCAGTCTCTGTTGTATCTAGACCCTTAAATCCTGAAAAATGAATGACCAAACGACTGAATAGAGACTGTCAAAATTGCCATATATGTGAGCTCAGTTTTTATGTCCTTCAGGGAACTTGCTCGTGAGAAGGTGATGCGAGAGGTGAAGGCCCTGGCCAAGCTGGAGCATCCGGGGATTATCCGCTACTTCAACGCCTGGCAGGAGAGCCCCCCCGAGGGCTGGCAGGAAGAGATGGACCAGAGGTGGCTGAAAGACTCCAGGTGAGACAGGGCTTTTAAACCTGTTATCCTAAGTAGCTCAGCGGGTCGAACATGGCACTTAACACTGGCAGAGCAGAGGTCTATTCACCAGTGATGGCTTCCATGCAAAGAAATTGTGCTTGCATTCCACtgatattgtgttgtttttatggaTTTAAGTCATTTGTAAACCATTTTCTGCAAAGTTGTCTCTAATTGATTATTTGTAATTTGACATAGTGGTTATGTGAATGTTATCTGATTGTAGCAGTGAGCCCAGCAtcaactcctctctctctctttcagtacTACCGACTGGCCAATGAGCTTCTTGGACCACATGGAGGTGCTGTCAGTCAAAGTGCCAGTGTCCAGCTCCGTCTCACCCGTTATTGGACCTGAAGGAGATGGTCTGGAGGCCTCCGTCGATGCTCGGGCCGGGCTCTCCAGCAGCGGCAGCGGTGCTGTGAGTTTCAGTGTTGACGATGGAGACCTGTCTTTCCATCCGCTCCTGGGCCACGACAGCTTGATGTCTGAGCGAGACAGCCAGGCTGACCCAGACGCCTCGGACACACCGCACTCCTTCGAGCTGTGCCCCCCGCGAGGCCCCAGCGattgcacctcctcctccttcgaCATCGTTTTCGAGGATTCGGGTTGCGACCGAGACGCGGAtgcagacacagacactgactCTGCCTCGGCTTCTGCTTCGGCTTCGGCTTCGGCTTCGGCCTCTGGTCCAGCCAGTCCGGGCACAGTGATGGAGAAAAACAGCTCGTCTTCCTCGCACACCAGACGGCAAGAAAACATCCCGCCCTTTTCTTCCACTCCTCCCCGACCAAACTCGCTGGCCCTGGCTCTCCCCGTTACTCCTGCAGCCCAGCGAGCCCAGCCTTCTCCCAAGGTCAGTTAATAATTCACTCAGCAATGTGTAACGGGCCGTCACCATGCTGGAGTTTATTGTGGGGTAATAACGACTGGCCCCTGCATGCATCCTCACTGTTGAAAGTTTCATGCATTGTTTACTTTTATTACGAGTCCCATTGGAGTCGTTAACATGCATGTTTAATTGAGCgagttttatcttttaataaGGTTTTGTTTTACTCTGTTTTACTTTGGTAAACAGAAAGTTAATAATGTATTAGAGTGATTAAAAGACCATGTCCAAACTCAAGGAAACTCTTTCAAGATCTACTTTAATATGTATTGTTTTGAACATCTGTGTAAATCAGAAACACTAATAAATGCTAATAAATGCTAATCAAATTTTAATAAGTAATCCAATCTTTGATCATCAATATTAGATTTTTAATCCACGTGGCAAACATTACTTTAAAACACTAGCAGTGTTGTTTTGAAGCTTTTTATCTGGTGGAGAATAAActattcattttcagtgttaaataaaagatGTACTGAATCCAATCCGTCCTGTCCTGCCTCCAGGTGTACCTGTACATCCAGATGCAGCTCTGTCGGAAGGAGAACTTGAAGGACTGGATGGCTCAGCGTTGCTTACCGGAGCAGAGAGAGCACAACCAGTGTCTAGACATCTTCGTCCAGATTGCAGAGGCTGTCGACTTCCTGCACAGCAAGGGGCTCATGCACAGGGACCTCAAGGTGAACAcaagctcaaacacacactctccactGCAAAGGCGAAGGAGTATGTAGTATTTGGAAAGTAATCCAAAGTCATCATTCCAGTTTATCTCACACTGAATCTGAATGTAaagcaaaagacaaacaatCCTGATGCTACAGTTTTAACTGCTGCACCTATTGACATACCACCTGCTGCACCATATTGCTGAAATATTAAACAGAATCACTGATAAGGCTGCTTGCTCATTTTGTTTAATATCTCCTTCAGCAAGCTGTTGAAAGTCAAAGTGATACAAGTGAAAAACAACTCTCTTTTCAGCATAAACCTTATACTGTATAGGGGCTGTGATATTAGGATGAGACATTTACAAGCAATATCATCTTAAAGGAATTTACAGGATTGATCAAAGAAAACTTCtgaattaataaagaaaaaagttataAACAGGTTTTTCCCTTCAGAGAGCAAAGAGGAGGTGTTGAAAAATGAGACTCCTACTAAATTCAGTTACTATAATTCACAATTTTGCCCCAAACGTGTTCATTGTCACTGTTTATAAATCATCTCAGTTTAAGGAAACTCAGTTGAAAATGTAGGCatgaaatacacagaaaaacagccGTGAGCAAGAGCTTTGAACAAAGACAGATGAATCACTAACTCATCTTGCTTCAAAAACCTTTTCAAATTCTTCGAAATTCAGTTACCTTTTAAAGCAAAAGCACCTGTTTTGGTTTGCTccatatatatgtgtttttgtgtgaagaGTTATATGGGAAGTGGAATATTACTATCAACAGATTCAAACATTAGTAATTCTCTATACTCTTTACCttcatgtgtttaatgtttgctACATGTCACATAACCTGTCACCGTCTGTCCTCCAGCCGTCCAACATCTTCTTCACCATGGACGACGTGGTGAAGGTGGGAGACTTCGGCCTGGTGACGGCCATGGAccaggaggaagacgaggacgA harbors:
- the eif2ak3 gene encoding eukaryotic translation initiation factor 2-alpha kinase 3; its protein translation is MERGLHFGNVSISLVLLLLLKGLTGFGTSQTQGSAIAGRDLRGSGATLEEDGARVMVRGLESVSAPVIGADVTVEDDENGSAPEAEESSGESHGNVRETRSLVIISTLDGRISALDPHNQGRKQWDLDVGSGCLVSSSLSKPEVFGNKMVIPSLDGALFQWNRDRESMEAVPFSVESLLESSYRIGEDTVLVGGKSLTTYGLGAYSGKLRYICSAVGCSRWGEDEMETEDMLLLQRTQKTVRAIRPRSGMEKWNFSVGNFELKLVPEMQSGMNFLEGDVANGDAWRESQRVIADEPKEREQTTKQQKPNQNLDLVIKVSVPDWKVMAFSTEPNGRLVWERQFCTPIASAWLVGGGKVTPISLFDDTAYSNQAETDEEEDDEDKEKARGAAESSVYLGMFQGQLYLQSSVRISEKFPSKAIGSERDIIPLPTVKWKPLIHSPSRTPVLVGSDEFDKCLNNDKFSHEEYSNGGLSILQYPYDNGYYFPYSKHYREKRDSAVSLIKGNGAGADSRRRKDPVLLLPWWKEILGTIVFCIAATTYIVRKFFHPPAPVPYVRQRKESETQCQTDSKYNLEVVESKEPVAMETRSSEYVSRYLTDFEPVQCLGRGGFGVVFEARNKVDDCNYAIKRIRLPNRELAREKVMREVKALAKLEHPGIIRYFNAWQESPPEGWQEEMDQRWLKDSSTTDWPMSFLDHMEVLSVKVPVSSSVSPVIGPEGDGLEASVDARAGLSSSGSGAVSFSVDDGDLSFHPLLGHDSLMSERDSQADPDASDTPHSFELCPPRGPSDCTSSSFDIVFEDSGCDRDADADTDTDSASASASASASASASGPASPGTVMEKNSSSSSHTRRQENIPPFSSTPPRPNSLALALPVTPAAQRAQPSPKVYLYIQMQLCRKENLKDWMAQRCLPEQREHNQCLDIFVQIAEAVDFLHSKGLMHRDLKPSNIFFTMDDVVKVGDFGLVTAMDQEEDEDEPSALTPAPLLTRHTGQVGTKLYMSPEQLSGNSYSHKVDIYSLGLILFELLYPFRTQMERVRTLTEVRALHFPEVFSKNNVQELSMVRSMLSWSPGERPEAAEITGNPLFQELELPCRLAMRQRTRTYSASSMGRPSRQTSAT